The DNA segment GAATTTAGTATGTACAATCTCATACATCGGGGTAAAACTTTTCCAGGTTATAAATTTACAACCActaaaatatagataaaaatggGCATGCACCTAAATCAACCAAACAGTTCATAccagaaataaaaattaaggaaCCTAACTAATTGCATTAATCATTGACGGAAGATGCAGATTTCAGAAATGCCAAGCTCTTTCATTTGGTTGTGATGCAATCCAGGAAGAACTATTAAACATTAGAAATAATCCATTGCAATATAGGAAATTCGTGTTTACTGGCGAACTTCTACTGCTTGGTATAATTCCAAATTAATTTGGTTGCTATGGACCCGTCAGAACAGTTTTTCGTCGGATTCCAGATTTTATGGATACTGGAGGTCTACAATTGCTTATTAATTAGCTCGATAGAATCAACCACTACAATCTGCACATAGAGGGTGTGAGCTTCCATGTTAAGTGCTTTACATAGGCTGATTTAAAAGCACTTGTAATGGAACTTATGCAGCTGTTGCTGTCATTAGATGATCCTTAACACTTTTAGCTTCCAGAATGAAAAGGATTAAGTATTTAAACTATGGATGAGGGCTTCATAACCTGTATGACAACAGTGGATTTCCACTAAGATGCATGCCTACATTCAAAATCTGagttagaaaagaaaatttagcaaTTTGATAAATAATACATACCCTTGGATTAGGATATTCTTATGAGTACTTTGCCATATTCACTAAACTCCAGGAACACTTCATATTTAAGAAAATGCAGTATGAGATATGTAAGTGCAATCAGCTACTCTGCCTTTTGTCACAGGACCTTCTAGGTGCACACAATTAGTACCAGTGTGCTCATGCTGCAGATTGCTATGAATGCTAATTGGATTAACACCATGAGTTCATAAGTAATAAACCGTTTGCAGTGGCATTAATCTTTTGTTATGTATTAATCTTTTTTGTAGTAaacttttctgatttttttaaactCCTAGAGTAAGGGCATGATTTCGGCTTACTCTTTCTGTTGTCGGGGAATATTATTTTTGTGCATAAAAATTGTTAATTAACTGATTATATAACACAATGGTGAAATCAATCATTCAATGGTGAAATCGTTGAAATAAGCAGAAAACATGACTGGTGCTGAAAATGGAAGTAGTACTTTCATGATGAAAATGAGGCAATGCTTTGAGGTTGCACTTTGCATGCTGCCTTATGCTTGAATGGTTAGCCTCACGCCTCATGCAAGTGGTTAGCGATTGCCAATTCTTATATACATATCTGAAATACATTCATTATTCTTTACTGTTAAAATGTATATAATGATCTAAGAGAATTTTGTGATTTTACTAATTTGTGCCTTTAAATACTCCTCTGTCCGAAAATGCAGTTATATCTAGGTTGtaatttattgttgttgttggcgAAAAACACAATTTGGATTGGCTTGGTAAGGGTAAATTTGATAGTAGAGGTGATTGCCACATCTAATATTATCCACATATCTACATCATCAACTAATTTACAAGGGGGTAGCTTATTCAACAAATCACCTCTCTAATGTACTAGCCCCAATGCAACATAGTAACTATTTATGTTATCTACTCACCCAATCAACATTactctttttctctttcttttattaAAGTTTGTGAAGATGTTGCTCCCTTCCATGAGGGATGACtcatcctctcttctcttctctaccTCATCATTTACGATTAGGTGATACTAGCCAAGTGGTATTAAGTTGCGCACCAGTCAGTTGCACCTAAAAAcctaagctgatagggaaaggcgggcaattcactttatacacttcaacactccccctcacgcgagaccccctcaagtctcaagcgtggaatattggagtgggctgcaattattttatttaattgcgcgCTAGCTAGGATTCGAACTCGAGATCTCTGGCTCTGATATcatattaagttgcatgcaccagccagttgcacctaaaagcctaagctgatagggaaaggcgggcaattcactttatacactccacGCGCGACTTTGTATGCCCACATGTAAGCCCTTTATAGCAGGATGTGTAATAATATGAATAATTGATTATGAtattgtacttttttttataagtattgcaaaaaaataaaaggtgatACTTGCTAGCTAGAATCCCGGATTACTCCTTTGGCTAAATGTACTCTCTGTGTGAACTGCTAGCCACCCCACCAGTAATCAGCCGTGAGCATCTAgggagctactccctccgtcccagaaaatGCCGATTCCTGGATGCCCGAGGCAACTTTAGCGATAGCTGGTgaagaccaaaatacccttgcaCAAGTACAACATTTAATTCatctttcaaataaaaaaagaaacaataggCAAGGAGATTCCCTCGATCCCTCCGTAACAACCTGCATCCCAGCACAATGCACCACACGCAGCAAGTAGGAGTACCAAGAACATGAAGAACcaagaacaaagaaaaagagaaatacTAGAACATCTCTCCAATTGAGAAAAGAAATTCTCTGAATTCACCTGTACGAACTGCTAGTACTAGCAATAGCACCGTAAGAACTAGTACTACTAGAAATAGGAGGAACATAGCAAGAACCCAAAGCTTAGAAAAAACGAAATGTGGCGTTGTTTGCTGGCTCGTGCATGGAGAACTGCATCAGATCCACCGCACATGATAGAAGACCCCGTCGTTGACACCGTGGCCGCtcgtcgcctccaccgccgccgacgcccatCTCCCCGTCGCTTCCGCCTTCTCCAACAACACAACAGCATACCCCCTCGCCTTCACCGTCGATCCGAGCCGCATCCGCTCCGCTCGCAACACTCCGTCCCTGCATCCTTGTGGCCGTAGACTGGTGGAcgcggagaagaaggagaggtgGGAGAAGCAGGAACGAAGGGGAGCGGCATGGAATAGGGAGGGAGgtgcgggagagagaggcgaaGCAGGGAGGGAGACCGGAGGGGGGAGATCGGTAGTGCCTCGCTTTCGGAGACGAACAGAATCGATGGGGATTTTGGATCTGTGCGAACTCGTGAGAGAGatggagaaaagaagagagcCGTGAGGGAGGGGATAAGGTTCAAGCGGTGGGAacgtggggagagagaggtcgTGGGCCCATCCGAGATGACGTTCTTGTTTTTTTGCGCAGGAGTCGAGTTTTTGTTGGACAAACTCCCCCCTCCAGAATTCGActttttctgggacggagggagtacaacattTTGTGGCTGATGCAAAAATGCCCATTGCAAGGTCCAAAGCATTTGATTCAGACCATGCTGCATCCAGCATAATAGCAGGGAATTAAATCTCTTATtcctcagaaaaaaaaacatattgcaaCAAAACGAAAATAATGTATATCACATTGTTTACTCTGTTGTCATAAAATACATCTAGCAAATCATGCAGTAACTGAAATTTGTAGTAATCGCCTGTGCTAGAAGTAGTAGAGCGCTAGGGGATTTGAATTGTCCTGAACAGGCATCATAAAAAAGATTCATGTGTTCCCTAAAAGCTCTATAACCTGTCCATTCATAAGCCTCAACCACGTCATATGTGAAGACGCATCCTGTACCCGCGAAAGAGGATATTCACAGGGCATGATCATAAATTCATCCTGATGATCGTGCAAGGGTTAAAGAAGTATGATCGTACCTTCACTGTCCATTGAAAACATAGTATGGGAAGAATCTTTGGTAGTAGAGCGTACTGTATTGGACAGTAACAGTGCCATCAGATAGCATCACATTTTCTTGTTATGGTTGTGCAACTTGTGTTCATCATAAAGCCAATAAGCAAATAATAATAACCATACGACTTGCCTACATTGTCAAGGATTATCCAATTATCATGTAGTAGCCAATAAGCATAAAAGCATGGTGAATCTGTAATATATCAGCATTAGAGAGATTCTATGGGCAACCGATTTTAAAGGCTAATGTACAACTACTGTACTGATTCCTAGATTACAGTAATAGCAAAGATTATGCAAATGATTAAGAAACTACAGAACAAAACGTAGAAGGAATTATACAGTTTAAAAGGTCAATTTGCTGTTAACTCAAAGAGTTTACCAACTTTTAAATTGGACAGGCAAAATGACATGGTCTCACTTGCGTAAATGCGTAGCAAAGTTGACATCCAAAACACTATTGCTTTTCATTGAAAATTATGTGGCAAGACACTATTGCGTAGCAAAATTATGTGGTCTCTCGAAGACTTGAAAAAGTTTCAATATGACTTGTTTCACTTATACATTCAACATTATGCaatcatttagtttttttttctattttatgcATCGGATCGTCATTATGCTACTACTATATTCAGATCAATTTTGCCTTGATCACCGTGATATGAACAAATAGTACCTTAAAAATACAGGCTTCTAATTAATCATCAAATCAATCTGGGCAAATGGGGAACTTTATTCACTATATGGCCTAATTTCCATGTCAGTATCGCTACCCACGTTTGCATGGTGTTCTCAAAATCAAACTTCCGGATGTGAAAAACCTTAATTGGATGTGTTTTAGTGCTTAACACCATACTGTGAATAGTAAACAATGAACAAATGAAGGTTAGGTCATCATTACCTTGTGAGTCAATCAAAGGTAGTGGTGGGGAAGTTCAGGGAGGGGAGGTGAATCGGGGAAGACGACGCCGGTGGCGAAAGCGGCGTGGGCTCGTCGGGACATGCATGCAAGCACGTTGTCTCGTGGGGAGGAAGATGAAGCTCGTCGTCTCCCAGGTAGCCCCTTGTAGCCCCATCCTCATCGCTAGTCTGCCATAGATCTGGCGCCTCCGAGCTCGCGGCCACTAGATCTGGCTCTCCAAGCTAGGCATGTCTGGATCCTGCATGAGGACTGGTGTTGGCGGCTGGTGGCGGAAGACGTGCCTGTGTTCCACCATACTATCAACCGGGAGGTGGAGGGAAACGCCAACAACAGGAAGGAGATGTCCGGATCCCATGGCGCTCCCTAATAAGCTCGTGTGGATTGGAAGATGAATTAATGGCTGGGGCGAAACCAGGATAAATGGTCGACAGGGACAATACTAACCTAGTTTTTGATGCATTGTTAGATCTTCTAAAATAggtgtatttttcttttcaagaatGGCTCCAGAATGTTTTTGCTTGCCTATTTATTTCTACTACATAAAAACAGAATTTATCATCCACCCTTCTCACCTACATCATGCGCATCACACGCCCctcataaaaaacaaaagaaacaaaataaaactgGAAAAAACCAGACCCCacaaaaaactaaaaactaAATAGTGCTACTCATTGGCCCATAGAAAATTAAATCTCTCGTTGCAATGCACAGACATGTCTATAAATTATTAAAATCGGACATAATTAATATGTAAACAAAGTAGATATTAAACACACAAATACTCACCGCTAAGATTACCAAAATCATGGATTTTCTATATTCCCCTCTGCTGGAAAGAACAAAATTATGTTTTAATTCTCCTCCTTGCACATGAGTGATGACCATTTAACTGAAGTataaaggaataaaaaaaattcatatttcaTAACCCTAACTTTCAAATTGTGATAATCTAGAAATTGTGATAGGGTTAATCGGTTACCCAACAACTCGCCATCAGTGCGAGGCAAAGAACATTGCAGATCGGTAGCTCACCCCCTCGGCAGCTCGACCTTCCAATTGCCCTCATGTTGTCTGCCAATCCTCGCCCTTGTCGCTCCATACCTCTGCCTCCTGGAATCTGGATGTGGTGGCAATGTGCGTGTGCTCGACTAGAGGACGACAAGATGAAAAGTCAAGACGTGCGGCGGTGCTGGGCAAAACACTCCGAGGAAACGATACAATAGGAGAAATTGTGGACTCGTGGGCTGCTCGCTACCAGCCTTGTGAGCTCAAATCTcaaacatatatgtatattggGCCTTTGGGCTGATGTATAATCATCATTGGCGCTAGCTAATTCCTATTTGCTGCTTGCTAATCTCAAACGCGCCGTTTCTTGTTTTTCTAGATAATGGAATGTAACATCCTGGCCTTTATTTAAAGAGCTACTGTCAATTATTACAGAATTCacacaggaaaaaaaactcacacAGAAAGTTCACGAGAGCAAAAACAAAGCTAAACAAACACAAACTAATAGACACCAACAGAAGAAAAAGATCCCCTAACTACTGAATTCTACTAGAGAACCTCCACCCGAAGTTGCAAATAGATGCATAATTGTCGTCTCAAGTTTACGGCATTCATCATTTATTAGCTTGATATTTTCATCTGCCTTTGTAGTTGAGCCCATCCCCGAAGCCAATACGTTGCCCTGAAAAGCACCTACAAATAGGATTTTGACGGtgttttatcaaaaaccatatcatttctactaagCCAAAGAGCCCAACATACAGCGGAAGCTCCAACAAGAATAACATTTTTGATTCTTTTATTAACACCCACAAGCCAATTCCCAAACATATAAGATATACTATGTGGAGGATAAAGTTCAAAAGAGAATTGTATAGTTCTCCAAAGAAATTTAGAAAAATGGCACTCAAAGAATAGATGGTGtattgattcatttttcataaaaaacatCACAAACTACTTTTTCAATTCCTTCTAGTCAAATTATCTTTAGTTAAAACAATCCTTTAAAGAGATACCatataaaaatcttaatcttagaAATCTTCTAGTTGTTACCGGGGTCTAGTCTTTTTATTAACCGGGATCATACATGGTAAATTTAAGTGGGTTACGAAACATGCGCAAGAAATCGTCGGGTTCAGTGGACCCCGATAGATGGCTATAGCTTCGTCCCCCGCACCAGTGACATCGAGACTCAAAAGGCGACGAGGTGGGCTGGGAATTGGGAGAGGAGGCGGAAGGCAGAGACGCGGATGAGAAGAGATGAGCGGCGTCTCCCCCTCCCGGAAGCAGAACGCCGTGATGAGCCGATGACTATGAGCCGGacgtttgtttttcttttctttttccatttttctttttgaccgAAGGATGTGGAAGGACATCGTTGTAAACGAAGTTTTTTAAAGGATCTAGAAGATATTTCACCATTTAGAGGGATCTGACGGCTTGCATCATTCGAATGAAGAATTGGACGGCTGATGTTTTCTCCATGACGTGGACATTATAAATTTACAAGAAAGTTTAGTACGGTCACTACTTTAGATTTAGAGGCTTgtgcttagagcaggtataatagcataCTATAAGGCAGTTGTAAACGCATTTCGatgagataaaagaggagagagaagagcagcggctACAACACGAATTCtaaaatgcaatatatgtatgacaggttggactagatattaatagtgtagtatatgtttagatATAACtgttgtatgaattgactattaaatcaactataaatgatttgaagcagtatagttggctatactattaaattgcTCTTAGATGCTTGCTCAGCTAGAGCAGATTTGGATaggactaaaattttttagtcactatcacatcggatatttagacgctaatttagagtattaaacatagactaattataaaacccatttcataaccctggactaacccacgagacgaatttattgagcctaattaactCATGATTAGACTATGtaatgctatagtaaacattgctagttatgaattaattaagctttaaaaattcatctcgcgaattagctcttatttatataattagttttattatcaCACTATGTTTAATAGTtcaaattagtgtctaaacatcctATCCAATAGAACTAAGGGTTGGTTAGAACCATACCAtcctaattttacaaaatttaagatatgccacccgtatcACAATGGCACGTAGTCACTCAGTTCAAACACCCCAACCCAGCGGCAACAGCTGTAAAGAAGATTCTAGGCCTCAATGGGCCCCACGGTATTTTCCGCAGCAAACTGGTCACGTGACACGAGGTATTTCAAGCCATGAGTCATCTCCTCCGCTTCGTCCGGGGTGTGTGCACCGTGCGCGCCtagccgcgccgtcgccgttgatGCAATGCAAACGCCGGATCTTATTCCCAAATCAAAAGCCGACACGCAACCGGCGATCGAAGTTGATTGACACGTCGGCACCAACTTGCTCACCAATCCAAAGTTCCAAAAACCCAACACCGAATCGGCGAGTATAAGATCCCCTCCCCAATCTCACAAGTCACAAACCCAATCAGACCAAACCCCATCCAAAGCCTCAATTCCTCCAGGCCCCAACCACCAcgtctctcccttcctcctgcTCCAGCCTCCAGCCATGGAGAAGGGAGGCGAGAAGGAGAGGTCGGCTGAGCCATCGATGGAGGTGAGGAATGAGAGCGACAAGGTGCGGTGGGGTGAGCCACCtatggaggggggggggggggggggggggggaaggaagGGCGGGGCGAGAAGGAGCGGTCGGCTGAGGGCAttccggcggcgacgtcgccgcgcCTCTCGTGGATGGCCATGCCGGCCATTGCTCGAGTAGTCGACGACAACTCTCCGTTGCTCATGGCGAACTCGGACGTCTCCGTCCAGTTCGCCGAACCACCGCGCGCCAGTATCCTGAACGTGGCGAGGCGCATCCACCCCAACGGCTTCCACCCCTCGCGCCCGTACCTACCCTTCATCCTCAACATCCAGtccgaccacctcctcctctacaCCACCAATGGGGGGCATGCCGGCGGCGGTATCTACCTGTGCGATGCCTACACCGGCGTCGCAATTCGCCTTCCTCCCTCGCCTGAGAGGCCTATCAATCCCCGGAGGTGTGTGGGCCTCATTGAAGACCCTCGCCACCGAGGTCACTTCCTGATCGTCCAGCTCCACCCCACATCAACCACCCAACACAGCACCTTCGTCTCCTACTCCACGGGGACAAGCACGTGGGAGATCAAGCGTCTCAGTTCTTCGCCGCACCACCAGGGCTGCAACGGCGGCGTGCTCGCCCACAACGGGAGGCTGTGGTGGGCGGATCCTCACGCTCGATCCATTCGCTGCCGGGGAGTTCCACCTTCGACACGTCGCCCTTCCGGAAGGCCACGGCGCCCGCATGGACAACTCCGACGACAAGCACCGGTGCGTGAAGGTGAGCGAGGGAAAGCTGCGGTACGTGGAGATCGACGGCTTTCCCGGCACACCGGCCGTGACCATGACTACCCTGATCGATCTGGATGGCGCTGTGTGGAACATGGACTACAGGGTGGGATTGGACGAGATATGGGCACGGCTACAAGCTAGCAAGCCGGGCTGACGCCGGGCAAGGTCCCCGCCATCGCGCTCGTCGACCCCAACAACCATGGCATACTCCACTTTCTACTAGACGGCATGATTTTTGCGGTGAACATGTGTGCCAGCGCCACCAAGAGCAGGGTCCTGCACTTCGAGAAGTTTCTGGTGGGCGCTGGCGTCGACTCCTTGGAGAAGTACCAGAACTCGCGATTCGTATTTGCTTGGAAGCTATTACAGCCATTGCCTCTCCGACTCCGATCTGGTACGCGTTTGCAAGCTCGTCGTATCCAATTCTGTTCTGTCGGGTCTGAAATGGTCAAGGTTTTCTGAATTGCGCGCTTGCACTTTCATTTGCCTAATTGCACGTGTGTTGTCTGCGGTTGTTGCGTACGTGTATGAGACTATGAGCCTATGAGGTTTGCCTAGTTGCACATGGTACTGGAGTACTGCCTTACGACTGTTATAGGATCATAGTTCTTCTCTGTAGCATAATTCTGCTATATGCCAGTTATTCTTGCAATCTAATTACATGACATAGGCCAGTTGTTACTTGCTATCTTACAGCACATAATTTTGCTCGGTGGCTCTGAAATGATTAAACAACTTATGGTTTTCAGAATCGATCTATAATCTTATAGAGCTAGGATTCTTGTCTTAGGATCGTAGTTTGTTTTTATCATGTGCTTATGTTGCCTAACTGTGTGGGCTCATACTTTTATTGGGTGCTTACACTGTCCGTTTACCTCATTGCACATGTTTGTCTCCCGTTGTTTCATACATAGTATACAGTATGAACCTGTGAGGTTGCATACTGTAGTTAGGATGTGAACGTATATGATGGTTTTTGTCCCCTTTTGATCAAGCAGAGATGGACGAACACCAGAGTGGAAACTTCAAGATCCAGGATATCAAGGACTGTACTGCTGTGACCTCTGCAGAAGCTGCACGACAATTTTTCACTGCTCAGTTGGAAGACATCCGCATGAAGAAAGGAACCCGCAAGGAGAAAGGAACCCGCCAGAAGAATGATGCAGCTGCTGCAAAGGATGAGCGAGCCATAGAAGTGGGGGCATCATCATCAGTGGAAGCTGTGGCTGCACAGGTGCAAGCAGCGGAAGAAACAAAGGCCATTCCTCAAGGACTCCTTGCGCATGATGCCAAGGAGTAGTGACAGTTAGTTAGTCGTAGTTACTAGTCATGTAATCCTAACTCCAGTCAGTTGCCTGCACACTGTGAACAGCTCGTTTAGTCACTTGACACATTCGGGCAGCAACAGCTTGCTGTCAGTTTCTGGTTATCCACTTCATGTACTCGCAGTCTCACGGGTAGGTCAGGAATATTGAGGATTAAAACAGAATTGGCACATTCTGAAGCTTCAGTTGGTAGAACCCACCTACCAGGGTACGCCTCACCTTACCCTTCACCAGTTcacctcctcccttctctcccccGGTTACCTACGTGACGATGAAGGTGGACGCTGAGGCATTCCAATTCAACGAAAGTGGCGGCAGCATCAATGCAGTGTCCCCCGACGACATGCTAACGACAACAGTGGAGGATGATGACGAGATCTAGGAAAAAGATGTCAACTGTGGACCTCGAGCTTGATGAAGCAATGGTGGTGGATGTCGAGCTCATGGTGCTCATGAAGGTGAATCTCCGCGCTCACGCTCGAGCTcagcgggcggcgacggtggacaTGCACATTGTACAGCTCCGTCGGTTCACCTTGATGAGACCACCAGCGGCTATGATGTGCCTCACAAGCGAAGCAAGGACAACATAAGCATGGATGAGATGACCAGAAGGAATATGTGCCAAGAGCCTGACAATGCATTGCCTGACCTTCAGACTTCTACAATGGCAGGAGGTCGAGAAGGACGCGATCCGAACTAGTCGCTACAAGACCTCACCTTCAATAACCTCTACAAGGGCCTTGGTAAGGAGGCCTGGCCCAGGCATTGTCTCCTATGCTAACGTCCTCACGCTTGCAACCCGAGTTGTCGTTGCCACCATAGTAAGTGAGCTCTCCACCTTTCTTGTAGTTTAATCATGGTTGTTGCACGAGGTTTTTGGATGTGTGGCCGAGCCTGTTGAAGATGACCGCCCGACGTTGGTGACACCAGTCGACCCTACCCCCACAGCAGATGGTGACCACCTATTCCATCTCATCCATCTTCCCCTCCTATCTCTCctgctcctccctctcctctctttgaCTAGCTTGCTTTCACGGAGGGGGAGCTCGATCGCAATGGCAACACTCCACTGAGCTTGGTGATGGTGGCTGAGGTTGAGCTCGCAACTTCACCAACTAGCTCTCCAATTCCGCTATTACCTTTACTGTCGAGCTGCCATATGTGCATGCCCTGCCACTCCTATCCCGCTGTGGCGCTTCTTGCGACGTCGTCTAGGAGACCCACATTGCCACCTTCGGTTAGATCAGAGAGAAAGGGATGAGACGAGAGATGATAGGCAGACGGATATGGTGGTCACTAACATGCGGGTCCCATGTGGGTCTTACTAttttaacatgttttttttgacaataATGCCATATAAGCGTCATGCATGAGCCACATCTGATGAATACCATATCAACATGCTCCGTAGACATCACGTAGAGCGGAACCACCTTCCAATTAccaatttccaaaaaaaattacccAAAACACTTGCGACATTTTCTTTTAGCAATTTTCGACAAGTaatgcatactccctccatctttaaaaaaacaaatatagaactggatgtgatatatcctaatacaataaatttggatatttttttctgaaggaATACAAGTATTGCAAATCCAACTTAAATAGTACACAAATCTTGAAAAGTGATCCAGCGGCACACATCTTTGGGTACTATTGCCCACGTGCGGAGGTCTGACCAATCTACGCCCACGACTGTAAAAACCGACCAGACCACCGGGCGAATGGAAAAAATCAGGACCTGCAGCCTCTCCGGTTTACTGACGAGAGGACACGTCATATGGCCTTTCGACAATATAGACCAAACAGAAGGTCCAAAATCACCCACATGAAGGTCCAGCgcgtatatttttttcaaatatcagGGGAAACATGCTTGTCCGGAACTCGAAACTCAGGTCTCCCATCATACTTTGCCACTGGAGTTGTTCTGTTCTATCAGGAATTTTGGTCCATTTCAACGGTTTTTTACCTACAACGAACCGGTTGAACTGGCGGCCAGACCACTCAACCCGTGAACCAGTAGCTTCGCCGGTTCGGTGGCGGGTCTGAGTTTTTATACAATTACTGCTACGCCGCCGCAACTAACGGGTTCCACTGGCTCCAAACCCACACCTCCAATCCTCCCGGCGCGGATTTGTCCTTGGCGAACGCCACCCACTATGCTGTcgtcgtcaccaccaccaccgccctctACGCCACGAACCTCGTGTCCTTCGCGGATCGATCAGCGATTCGGTGGCGACGGACCTTCACTCTTCTCCTTGTCAACCCCTT comes from the Oryza glaberrima chromosome 9, OglaRS2, whole genome shotgun sequence genome and includes:
- the LOC127783672 gene encoding uncharacterized protein LOC127783672, giving the protein MAMPAIARVVDDNSPLLMANSDVSVQFAEPPRASILNVARRIHPNGFHPSRPYLPFILNIQSDHLLLYTTNGGHAGGGIYLCDAYTGVAIRLPPSPERPINPRRCVGLIEDPRHRGHFLIVQLHPTSTTQHSTFVSYSTGTSTWEIKRLSSSPHHQGCNGGVLAHNGRLWWADPHARSIRCRGVPPSTRRPSGRPRRPHGQLRRQAPVREGERGKAAVRGDRRLSRHTGRDHDYPDRSGWRCVEHGLQGGIGRDMGTATS
- the LOC127783674 gene encoding uncharacterized protein LOC127783674: MIFAVNMCASATKSRVLHFEKFLVGAGVDSLEKYQNSRFVFAWKLLQPLPLRLRSEMDEHQSGNFKIQDIKDCTAVTSAEAARQFFTAQLEDIRMKKGTRKEKGTRQKNDAAAAKDERAIEVGASSSVEAVAAQVQAAEETKAIPQGLLAHDAKE